A stretch of DNA from Serinibacter arcticus:
CTCGGGCCTGGACGTCGTAACCGTCGCCTCGTTCCTCGTCGGGGTCGCGGCGGGCACGCTCTTCGTGCGGCGCCTGCTGCGCCAGGAGAACCCGCTGCTGGACGTCCGGCTGTTCGCGGTGCCCGCCTTCACGGGCTCGGTGCTGGTCAACCTGCTGAGCGTGTTCTCGTTCGTGGGCCTGCTGTACTTCCTCAGCCAGCACCTGCAGCTCGTCGTCGGGCTCAGCCCCGTGAACGCGGGGCTCGTGCTCGTCCCGGGGACGCTGGCGATGGTCGCGGCCTCGCTGCTGGTGGTGCGTCTGGTGCGGCACGTGCGCCCCGCCCGCCTGATGGCCTTCGGGCTCTCGCTCGCCGCCGTCGCCTACGTCGTCTTCGCCGTCACCGGCGGCCACGCGGCCATCCCGCTCATCGCCACGGCGTTCGCGCTGCTCAGCATCGGGATCGGGATGGCGGAGACGCTGTCCAACGACATCATCGTGGCGGCGGTGCCGCCGGCGAAGGCCGGGGCCGCGTCCGCGGTGTCGGAGACGTCGTACGAGCTCGGAGCGGTGCTCGGCACCAGCGTGCTCGGGGAGTCCTCGCCGCGGGCTACGCCGCCAACCTCGCGATCCCGGACGGCGTCTCCGCCGCCGACGCCGCGCAGGCGGAGCAGACGCTCGCCGGCGCCCTCACGGTCGCCGAGCGGCTGCCGGCCGAGCTCGGCACCGCGCTGGCCGACTCGGCGCGCGCGGCGTTCGACTCCGGTGTCGTGGCGACGTCGGTGGTCGGGATCGCTCTCGCCGTCGGGGCCGCGCTGGTGGCCCTGCGGGCCGTGCGGGACGCGAGGGCCTGACGAGGGTCAGGCGGCCAGGCCCTCGACGACCTCCGTGCGCGGCCACGCCGCGAGCAGGTCGCCGGGCAGGAGGAGCTTGGAGCGGCGCAGCCCGCTGCCGATGAGCGCGTCGCCCTCCAGGACGCGGGCGTCCAGCAGCACGCGGTAGCCGTCCGGCAGCCCCAGCGGGGTGATGCCGCCGAACTCCATGCCGGAGTCGGCCACGGCGCGCTCGGCAGGCAGGAACGAGGCCTTGCGGACGTCGAGGAGCTTCTTGATCGTCCGGTTGACGTCGGCGCGCGTGGTCGCGCGCACCACGGCGGCAGCGAGCCTCTCCTCGCCGGCACGGCTTCCCCCGACGAGCACGCAGTTGGCGCTCACCTCGAGGTCGAGCCCGTAGTGGTCCGTCAGCGCCTGGGTGTCGGCGAGGTCAGGATCGATCCGCGCGACGAGCACCTCGCTCGCCACGCGCGGCTCGCTCCACGACCACGCCAGCAGGGTCTCGCGGACGGTATCAGCGACGTCGTCCAGCGCCTCGAGCGCCGGGGTCCAGGTCAGGGTGGGGGACGCGGTCATCGCAGCCTCGCCCCGCCGCTCAGCGCTGGTAGGTGACGGTGAGGGTCGCCCGGGCCAGGGTGCGGAACAGGCCGGTGAACGCGACCGCCGTCGGGCTGGCGTCGGGGTCGAGGTCGAGCGTGTCGACGTCGAGCGCGTGGACCGCGAAGACGTAGCGGTGGGCGCGGTCGCCCACGGGCGGCGCGGCGCCGGTGTAGGCGTGGCTGCCACCGTCGTTGCGGACGTGGAACGAGGCCCCGGGGAGCATGAGGTCGCTCTCGCCCGCGTCGGCCTCCAGCTCGGTGATGTCGGCCGAGAGGTCGACGACCGTCCAGTGCCAGAACCCGGCGGGGGTCGGGGCGTCCGGGTCGAAGCAGCTCACCACGAAGCTCTGCGTCTCGGGCGGGAAGCCCGACCAGGCGAGGTGGGGGGAGCGGTCACCCCCGTGGGCGACGAAGTCCTCGCCGAGCGGGGCCCCCTCGATGAGGTCCCGGCTCGTCAGCGCGAACGACGGGACGGGAGGGAGCTGGTCGTAGGGCGCCGGCGCTACCGGCCGCGAGAGATCCACCTCGCCAGGCTAACCCCCGACCCGTCCGCCGGGGTCGAGGTGACGGACGACGCACCGAAATCACCTGCCGACCGGCCGGGCGGTCGGTAAGATGGAGGAGTCATCCCGAACCGCGTCGACACCGTCCGCGACCCGGGTGGCACCCCATCACCCACGCCGATCGGCGTGGAACAGTCGCGCGCCGAGACCCGGCGCCGTCGTCACGGAGAGGAGGAGACCATGAGCACGAAGCACCCGCGATCCGGGGCCGTCCAGGGGTCTGCCGTCCGCCGCGTGCTGCGAACCTTCGGCGCCCCCGGCGCCGAGGCGTACCGCGAGAGCATGCAGCGGCGCGAGCGGTACGCCGTCGGGCTGCTCAGCGGCTACGTCGCGCACCGCAGCACCGACGACCGCTGACGACGGCGACCGCCGGCCACGCCGTCGGTCACTCGCCCGAACGCCCCCACCGCCCTGACGGCGGTGGGGGCGTTCGTCGTCGCGGGCGACGACCGGGTCGGGCGCGACTACCAGCGCGGGTGGATCGCCGCGCGCAGGTGCTCCTCGTAGGTGCGGCGGACGGCGGCGTCGAACTCCGCCACGTCGAAGCCGGAGGCGAGCAGGTCGGCGGCCGCCGAGTTCGACCGCGCCTGCTCCGGGGTGCGGGCGCCGGGGATGACGGACGTCACGCCCGGGCGCGAGACGATCCAGGCGAGCGTCGCGGCGGGCAGGCTCACGCCGTCGGGCAGTGCGGCGGTGAGCTCGCCGACCGCCTGCAGCCCGACGCCGAAGTCGACGCCCGAGAACGTCTCGCCCTGGTCGAAGGCCTCGCCGTGGCGGTTGAACGTGCGGTGGTCGTTCGCCGCGAAGGTGGTGGACGCGTCGTAGCGACCGCTGAGAAGCCCCGACGCGAGGGGCACGCGGGCGAGGATGCCGACGCCCGCCGTCGTCGCCGCGGGGAGCACCTCGTCCAGGGGCTTGAGGCGGAACGGGTTGAGGATGATCTGCACGCTCGCCGTGCCCGGGCGGGCGATGGCGGCCAGCGCCTGCTCGCACGTCTCGACCGACACGCCGTAGGCGGCGATCGAACCGTCGGCGACCAGGGCGTCGAGCGCGTCGTAGGTCGCGTCCGCCTCGATGACCTCGCTCGGCGGGCAGTGGAGCTGGACGAGGTCGAGCGTGTCGACGCCGAGGTTGGTGCGGGACCGGTCGACCCAGGCGCGGAAGTTCGCGGGGGAGTAGTTGGCGCTCTCCTGCGGCAGGCGGCGCCCCATCTTCGTGGCGACCGTGAGGCCGTGCCCCGGGTGGGCCGCGAGGAACGTGCCGATGAGCTGCTCGGAGCGCCCGTCGCCGTAGACGTCCGCGGTGTCGAGCAGGGTGACGCCGGCGGCGACCGCGGCGTCGATCACCGTGAGGGCGTCGGTCTCGCTGACGTCACCCCAGTCGGCGCCGAGCTGCCAGGTACCGAGGCCGACGGCGGAGACGTCGCGACCGGTGCGTCCGAGGGGCGAGCGAGCATGGGGGCACTCCTTGTGGGGGCTGACGGGTGGTGCGGGGACGGGCGACGGTGCGTGTTCGTCGTCGGCGTAGCGTTCACCGACCATTTCCCCGATGCGGGGTTACCAGGATCGCACCCGGACCTGTAGTGTTGTTCGTGGTTGCAGTGAATCGCACGTCTGAGCGCCCCAACCCTCGAGGTCCGGGGCGCTTTCTTCACCTGAAGGTTAGGCGCCGGGCACCGTGGCTAGGGCTCGACAGTCGGGCCCGGCACCTACTCGAAGGATTTCCCATGACTGACGGAACTGTGAAGTGGTTCAACGCCGAGAAGGGCTTCGGCTTCATCACTCCTGACGACGGTGGCAGCGACGTGTTCGCCCACTTCTCCGCGATCGAGGCCGACGGCTACCGTTCGCTCGAGGAGAACCAGCGCGTCTCCTTCGAGGTCACGCAGGGCCCCAAGGGCCCGCAGGCCTCGAACATCCGCTCGATCTGATCGAGTCGCTCTCTGAGCATCGGCTCCTGACGAACAACCTTCGTCACTGAGCTCGACGGCCGCGGGGGCGGAGCACATGCTCCGCCTTCGCGGCCGTTTCACATTCGCGGCAGTGCACGACGATGCCGCACCCGGGCCGTTTCCCCCTCCGGCCCGCCCTGCTGCTGATCGGACCACCGCATGACCGCACTCGACGTCTCCGCTCCGACGCCCGGGGGCACTCGCCCTCGTGACCGTCAGATCAGCCAGTACGCCGCGCTGACCAAGATGGTCCAGGAGACCGGGCTCATGCGCCGCCGCTACGGCCACTACTGGAGCAGGCTCGTCGGTGCCGTCCTCGTCGTCGCCGGCCTCGTCGCCGCCGTCATCTGGATCGGCGACTCGTGGTGGCAGCTCGCCGTCGCCGCCGTGATCGGCGTCGTCATGACGCAGATCGCCTTCCTCGGCCACGACGCCGCGCACAAGCAGATCTTCGCGTCGGGCAAGTGGAACGACTGGATCAGCCTGATCCTCGCCAACCTCTTCGTCGGACTCAGCTACGGCTGGTGGCAGGGCAAGCACAACCGCCACCACGCGAACCCGAACAAGCGCGGGTCCGATCCCGACATCGACCTGCCGGTCGTGACGTTCACGCCGGAGCAGGCCGATGAGCGCCGCGGCGTCCTGTCGAACTGGTTCCTCAAGCACCAGGGCTGGTTCTTCTTCCCGCTGCTGCTCATCGAGGGCGTCGACCTCCACGTCACCAGCACCCGCCGCGTGCTCGGTCGCGAGGCCATCAAGCGCCGCGCCGTCGAGATCACCTTCCTCGCGGTCCGAATCCTCGGCTTCCTCTCCCTGGCCTTCATCGTGATGTCCCCGGGCAAGGCCCTCGCGTTCATCGGCATCGAGCTCGCCGTCTTCGGGTTCTACATGGGCGCCTCGTTCGCGCCGAACCACAAGGGCATGCCGATCGTCCCGCCCGACATGAAGATCGACTTCCTTCGCCGTCAGACCCTGATGAGCCGCAACATCACGGGGAGCCGCTTCGTCGACGTGGCCATGGGCGGCCTCAACTTCCAGGTGGAGCACCACCTGTTCCCGAGCATGCCGAGCCCGAGCCTGCGCAAGGTCGCGCCGATGGTCCGCGAGTTCTGCGCGACCCACAACGTCAGCTACACCGAGATGTCGCTGTGGAAGTCCTACGGCATCGTCGTGCGCCACCTCAACGAGGTCGGCCTCGGCGTCAGGGACAACTTCACCTGCCCCCTGGTGGCGCAGTACCGCTGAGACGCGTCTCGGCCCGACGCCTCAGGTCCTGACGGCCGGGAGCGCCCCGATCTCGTGGTGCACCCGGCCGCCGGTCGGACAGGCCCAGACGGCGCGCTCGACGGCGACCACCGCCTGCAGCGGATGGCTGTCCGGGTGCTCGGGGCACGGCGGCCAGTTCGTGGGCGACGTCGCCCAGAGCTCCTCGATCCACCACTCCTGGACGACGTCGGCGACCCGGGCGACCCGCTCCGGCTCGCTCGCCCCCAGCGCGACCGCGACGCCGGTCCCGGCCGAGGTGCCGATGAGCGCCGACACCATCCCGGGGAGGTCCACCCAGTCCTCGTGCACCACGACCGGGGCCGGTGCCCCGAGGCCGCGAGATCCGCCAGCACCGGGGCGAGCGCGCGGTCGAGGACCTCGGCCGCGGCGTCCGGCGGCGGCGCGCTAGAGATGGACCGCTCCGTCGGGCTCGATCGACCACGTCGGGTTGTGGGCGATCTCCCACAGGACCCCGTTCGGGTCCCGCACCAGGGCGTGGAAGATGCCGCCGAACTCGCTCTCCCGAGGTGGCTTCACGACGACGGCGCCACCGGAGACCATCACGGCCACCAGCGGCGCCACGTCCTCGCGCGAGGCCACGTTGTGCGCGAGGGTCACCCCGGACACGCCGCCGTGCGCCTGGCCGGTGTC
This window harbors:
- a CDS encoding YbaK/EbsC family protein; this encodes MTASPTLTWTPALEALDDVADTVRETLLAWSWSEPRVASEVLVARIDPDLADTQALTDHYGLDLEVSANCVLVGGSRAGEERLAAAVVRATTRADVNRTIKKLLDVRKASFLPAERAVADSGMEFGGITPLGLPDGYRVLLDARVLEGDALIGSGLRRSKLLLPGDLLAAWPRTEVVEGLAA
- a CDS encoding YbhB/YbcL family Raf kinase inhibitor-like protein produces the protein MDLSRPVAPAPYDQLPPVPSFALTSRDLIEGAPLGEDFVAHGGDRSPHLAWSGFPPETQSFVVSCFDPDAPTPAGFWHWTVVDLSADITELEADAGESDLMLPGASFHVRNDGGSHAYTGAAPPVGDRAHRYVFAVHALDVDTLDLDPDASPTAVAFTGLFRTLARATLTVTYQR
- a CDS encoding aldo/keto reductase, whose product is MVGERYADDEHAPSPVPAPPVSPHKECPHARSPLGRTGRDVSAVGLGTWQLGADWGDVSETDALTVIDAAVAAGVTLLDTADVYGDGRSEQLIGTFLAAHPGHGLTVATKMGRRLPQESANYSPANFRAWVDRSRTNLGVDTLDLVQLHCPPSEVIEADATYDALDALVADGSIAAYGVSVETCEQALAAIARPGTASVQIILNPFRLKPLDEVLPAATTAGVGILARVPLASGLLSGRYDASTTFAANDHRTFNRHGEAFDQGETFSGVDFGVGLQAVGELTAALPDGVSLPAATLAWIVSRPGVTSVIPGARTPEQARSNSAAADLLASGFDVAEFDAAVRRTYEEHLRAAIHPRW
- a CDS encoding cold-shock protein, with amino-acid sequence MTDGTVKWFNAEKGFGFITPDDGGSDVFAHFSAIEADGYRSLEENQRVSFEVTQGPKGPQASNIRSI
- a CDS encoding fatty acid desaturase family protein; this translates as MTALDVSAPTPGGTRPRDRQISQYAALTKMVQETGLMRRRYGHYWSRLVGAVLVVAGLVAAVIWIGDSWWQLAVAAVIGVVMTQIAFLGHDAAHKQIFASGKWNDWISLILANLFVGLSYGWWQGKHNRHHANPNKRGSDPDIDLPVVTFTPEQADERRGVLSNWFLKHQGWFFFPLLLIEGVDLHVTSTRRVLGREAIKRRAVEITFLAVRILGFLSLAFIVMSPGKALAFIGIELAVFGFYMGASFAPNHKGMPIVPPDMKIDFLRRQTLMSRNITGSRFVDVAMGGLNFQVEHHLFPSMPSPSLRKVAPMVREFCATHNVSYTEMSLWKSYGIVVRHLNEVGLGVRDNFTCPLVAQYR
- a CDS encoding VOC family protein, with amino-acid sequence MTQQLHLLTVATADLDAVRRLYSDALGWEPHTDVPGEIVFYQVAPGLLLGFFDGEKFDRDTGQAHGGVSGVTLAHNVASREDVAPLVAVMVSGGAVVVKPPRESEFGGIFHALVRDPNGVLWEIAHNPTWSIEPDGAVHL